The Triplophysa dalaica isolate WHDGS20190420 chromosome 14, ASM1584641v1, whole genome shotgun sequence DNA window ATCCAGACATCTTATTCAGAAAAGaggtcatattttattttaaacatttaacaacagtCTGGCACACAACAGTACACGTGACGATACCAGTTTTCAGAAAGGACAGCCTAATTTTccgtaaattacatttttgtgtctACTCTCTTTAAGGTCTAAACACTGAATTTCAAACCTTAATTCTCTCTTTGGTGTTGATGGGCTGTTTTGGGCATATTTTCTCATGAACCTGCTTCTGAACTTCACTGTTCATGTTCTGAGTGGAGGGAGGGTGGATCTTCCTCTGCAGGCGGTAGGCATCGATGCTGTCAATCAAAATATAACTCCAATAAATAACAATGTCACATGTTTAATGACATACAACAAAAATAGTAATTAACACACTGTATAATTACTACTTATTCTTGACAGAGAtacaaaatgacaacaaaaatgaacaaaataggTAATTTTGAGCACCTGTACAGAGGTGGAACAACATCAGCTGTGTGAGACTCTTCTTCAGGTAAGACCGGTGGGACTGATGGCTCAGCCGCAGTTATTACAATCTTCTGTAGTAAGATTAAAAAACAGTAAGTACTTTTTCATTTATCAATGTTGTAACTGAACCGTGCGTCcatctgtaaaatatttgacatttgaaTCTTCCCAAGAGAAAATCCAAATGTAAAACACTTGCTGGGGTTTTGGTTTATATGCAAAAAGGaataattatgaaaaaatatacaagtttttcgTGTATTGTATGCTACATACTATTTAAGCGAAGCATTGGGATTCTATTCAAGTATTGTTGGCTCCTGTATGATAAAACGCTTGTGATTGTCATAATTTGCAAGTTTCTCTGCATAAAATCCTGTGCAAAATGcctaactgtaaatgtaaaccaATCAGGATTGTCAGAATAATACCATTGGTGTGACAACAGCCTCCACTGATTTGCTGAGTGGAGAGAGAATAAATCTGGGCGGCAGGGTCAGGAAGTCCTCTTCGGCACCCACAGAGGTGTTGTCCTTCTTCTGCTCCATCTCTCCCTCACCTTTATCAGCAGGCTGGAGTTCCTGCACTTCATCAACTGCAGAACTGCCATCAAAAGTTTCCTCATTCTCCTCACACATCTCACTATTTTCTTGAGACGACGGATTTGATTCAACCGTGTCTGGTTCTGATTCCTCTTCCATTTCAAGTCCTGATGAATTGTTGTATTTCTTCTCTTCCTCCGATTCCTTCTCTCCATCTTCACCTTCCTTGTCTGCGTGTTGCAAGACATCttcaaacattttgtcaataagAGCAGAAGTGTTCAAAGCAGAAGAGCTCAAAGCAGAAGAGCTCAAAGCAGAAGGTTCTAATAAAGGAAAATTCATAATGAAATTCAGtttcaaaatgattaaatagtccaaacgtttgaacaaagaaatgtttacagattaggaacaatttgagggtgagtaaatgattacaaaaataaataaaaaattggttgaactgtccatttaacaATGTGGTTACACACTCATTATTTATGGTTTGTAAAATCCGAGCGATAAATCATAAAGCACATTTACCTGCTGATGAATTAAGGTCAAAGTGGGGAATCTCCTCATTACGTAGTGGCGTGGTGTTTAGACTTTCCTCCACCACCTTACTATCAACCTCACAGGAGCTGAATTCTGATTCCTTTAGCTCCTCCTGTAAAACAGTTCAAGGTTAAATTAGCGTTTGTTTCATTGTCAAAACGCGAATCCTCCCCAGCGTGTGTGCAAATGACATCCCTTTGTCCCCGTGGTGACAAGCAAACTTAGGATGAACCTCAAAACCAAGTGACAAAAAAAGGTGAAGAGGCAACACTGGCCCTCTATCCCCATAAATTCACATCAACAAACTGTCTCAATCCTCACACTCCCGGGCTGTAAAGAAGGCCATTGGAGTGTTCGAGTTTTCCTGGGAATCCAGGGTGAGGTTGTGGGTGGAGACCCCCTCTGAGAAAGTGGGAACACTTGCATTTGATCTAAAGTTCTAAATTGCTCAAAAACTGGATaagaacacatacacatgtctCAATATGGTAAGAGCACCCAATTGAACTTCTTAGGCTGATTGACTCACCTCAGTAAGAGAAGAGTCAGAGAGACTCCTCTTCAACCACATGTTCTCTCCCACAGCAGGAACTTTCAATTTACGCAACTCCTCCACACGAGCCTGCAACCGAGAGACAGTTATGACCCGAATTCACCCAAATCCTCTTGTtcgttttaaaagttttaaataggcATTTAATTGAAAACAGGGCCTGAGGAAATATACCTGGCGGATACGGGAGGCTTCTTTACTGCTGGGTGTAACTGTGGCATTAAGCTGCTTTTGGATGCCATGCACGAAGCTGGAGAGATTGCGTGTGCAAGGGGTGAGGCGACCGGGACTGTTCAGAGGGGTTGGTGGCTTGAAGCGCTGCTGGCGGGAACTAAACTCGCCATCACCTTTCATAAAAATACACAGGTTTAGAGGCAGATCCTCATTTAAGGCTCATCTTTACTTCAATggaaagcaaaagaaaagaatacTGACCGATATGACAAATATCTGAGGATAAAGGTCTAGAAGATCCCTCAGATCCAGGGTCAGACACGCAGCGCTGGATGAGACCAGTTCCACCTGGACACATAAAATCAAGAAATTTGATTTAGAAAGATCCACAGAAAACGAGATGGTATGAAATGACACACTGCAAGCGTTTGAAATCTAAGGAGGCAAGGCAGAGTATACatttaaagaatatataaatgttatacataaatatacttAATTTAACATATGAAAGtgatttaacaaaatgaaaaccTGAATTGTCACTATCCCGTCTCTGGCTGAGCTGTTGGACCCTGGAGCGTATGGAAACTATGGCTGGGGTGTCCGGTTTTACTTCCAGCTCTGTCAATCTCAAGCGGGTCCTGGCGGGGGATTTTGTGGGGTCTAGATTCTCTTCTCCTGCAGCAAGTCGCCTCTTCTTCAACACATTTTCCAATTCTGGAAAACATTGCACAGCTCGTGAGTCGCGTCACGattaaataatttaagttaAACACCTGCACTGGTTACTGAAATGCCTTTGACACGGTAATTTCTAATTTAAGTTAATGCAGAATGTACCCAATAAATGACTACTTATTCATTTGGGTTGCATTAAAACTAAAAAGTCTATGTACTATTTGAAGATCTATTGCACATGATTCGATCAACCAAACTAATCTTTTGCTTTGAAATAATATATTAGACAATGTAGCCTGCACATGCAGCcataatgaaatgaatgaaggGTAGAACATGTTGTCTATGCAGTTAAGTAACTACAATACTGGACTTACAGACACAACCACATTGTACAACATGACAAAGCAGGTGACAGGTGACACAATCTTACCACTAGAGGTTGAAGAATTTTCATCCAGTGGATCTCTCGGTCTCTTCTGATTTTCCATTTTTTCTTAATCTTTTCACTTGACagataaaaaaactaatttaacaagtcgtaattttacatttaaaacaaatcatagACAAAAAGTATATTAAACTACTTCTTGTAAAACGTGACGTTAACTGTACACGTTACTTACCTAACCTTAGCTTTGTTActcacaaagaaatgtaaaatacgAACGACTGTTgattaaattcaataaaaaatatattcagcaTTGTGTCACTTTCCAATTTAGATTGTTGGCCAACATAATTTCAGTTATGACTTTCGAAAATATAACGTTGTTTCATTTTTGAGAGGCCAAAGTGCAGCTAACTAGCAAAGTAAGTTAGGtcgaacaaaacaaaaacacgaaACCAAACCTACTTAAAGACGTAACGAGCAAAAAGTATAACATAAGTGTACGTATACAATTTAGTTTATagcttttgcatttaaaattgaTTTCTTACCTTAGTAAAACAACCGTGTCAAGATTTGTGGAGTTTCAAACGTCTCTCTGCCCTGTCATCATCAGTCAAGCGTTTGAATTTCCGCGGGCGCTGCGCGCATGCGCACAACGTCAGTTCAAGACCACAGGGCCCTCCAGTGGCTTAAAGCTGAAATGTACTTACACAATACTAAGTTATACCATAGTCATTTATACGATGCTTAATTACAAGTTTGTCTtgatatattttgatttaatcatataaaaagttataaattaAGTGCAAATTTAAAGGATTTACATTCGTCATTAAGTGGTAGTGCCGGAAGTACTTAAATGTCCtggaataaatgtgtgtgtgtgtgtgtgtgtgtgcatacctgGCGAAGAAAGCTTCTTCCGTTTTCAACAAGTTAGTCTAGAAATGCATTTCAATTTATGAGTAAAACATTCTTATTAGAAAACGAACCCCTTCCATATCTTAATTGTGCTTATCATCATTAGATAATACCTGTCATTAGATAAAGTATAAGTTGGTCTGATACATGTAAACTTACACAAGTTACCTGCTTACCTGCATCCATAACTTAAATCTGCTCTTTACTGAATCAGCTCAATGCAAATGGGATTCAAAGAGGCTCTATGGTTGCTGCTACATTtgtttcataaacaaaaaagttaaacCAGAATgataaagatatatatatacgaTCTGAACACACTTGACTTGATCATAAGGAATCTGGTACAAAAGCAATCAACACACCCCattgttaaatgtttacaaatgttattcaatgtttttctttcctttttaaacTTATACAGCATCACTAATATCATTTGGATAAAATAGTTTAATAGCAAGAGTAGTTTTGAATATATGACAGAAAACAAGATACAGAAATTCCAAATGAAGAGTCACATGACGTCTTATGTCTGATGTCTTATACACATTACAATAGtgaaaatattatgaaataacaGATTCTTACAAAGCAAATGAACCTACATAAGGATTGTAATATACGGTAGAGAGAATTAAAATCTGCACTAAAAGTGTAAATAGTGCTAAAACCTTGAAATGAAATTGGCTTTATGACCATTATATCTTGCTCTACAACTATTTGGTTTAACCATTTGAAAGGATTTTATGTTATACACTGTGGTAATTTGAAACAACCTGCATTCGCTGCAAAGTGCAAAATATCTCAAAAGCTATAAATCTTTATTAACATCAActtaaatgctaaaattaataatttaaaacaaaatatgtgcATGATATATTAATCTAAACTTCAGACTACACAATAACTGACAGAATTAATGCATAGTcaaaatatttgtgtaatgGAAAATAAGACAGATTTGATTAAATAATTGATGATGTTAATGAGTTTTGAATAAATTAGACAAATGATAACATCTTCATATTGATCCTAGATTGAAAATATAAGAACAGTGGAAAATGAAGACATCTGCTaacaattaaaaatactttaaagcAGTCAATTATCATATAAACAATTCCATAAATCTACACGGTCAACATAAAAAGTGTGAAGTTTAAgcagacaaaaaacaaacaatcaaacaagAACCTGAGAGAAAAATGGCCGGGTAAACTGGCAGCATGTTTACACAGACAGATTCATATTAACCTTCATTTTCTGACTGTGAATCTAGCAATTGTTTGCATAAATTCTTACGAAACCACATATTATAATTCTATACCGCTAACAGTTACAATATACATAAGCAGAACATTATTCACAAGATTTTGAAACATACATATTTTGCACCCCCaacaataaagaaatgttgacttttattatttattatgagAAGATTGGCTGAAGTTTGAGTTAAAGTAAATCACTGTGACCGTGATGTCGTCACGATACATGCGTGCTAGGTCACTAGGCAGTGCCAGCATGGTTGCCAACCTCTCCTGGTCCATCTCTCCATACTCATTTGTGCTCAGCGCATGTCGAATTAAGTGTGTGGCTGCATTACGATCCAGCGAGGGGGTTGCCTTGGCACGTCGTCGCAGCAACAGCTGATGCATTTGTCCCAAGTTAAGCTGCCTGGCTGAGACCCGCGCCTGCAGGTGAACACCTGTCAGGTGTTCCGCCACAAGTCTTACAGCCTCCTCGTTGCTCATTTCGTCCCAAAGACCATCAGAGGCCACGATCAGAAACCGGTCCTGCGGTCTCAGACGATGATAAGTTACCTCTGGTGTGGCATCCAAGTAAGGTGGAGTGAGGTAATTGGGTGGAGCATATTGATAAAGGTTCAGTGCTTCTGAATCAGACTCTCCGTTCTCCAGCACACTTTGCTGCAGCTCTCGGCGCCACTTAAAGCGCACATCTCCAAATGCACGTAGTGGCATCAGGACCCCGAGCAGCCTGTCGTCTACGATCACGGTTTGCCGTTCGCTGACTGGATGCTGGCTCCATACCCGCTTCAATTCTGCTTGATTTGTACTGTTGTGGTCCTGCGTGAGTGGTAGAGCGTTCCAGCTCCCATCATCCTCTTGGAATCCCAACACTGCACGACAGTCTCCCACATTTGCCACGTGCACACCTTCTGGTCCTACGTGCGCTACACACGCAGTGCAACCGGCAAAAGCAGCCTGAATGGCCGTGCTGCGCATCAGGTCATTTGCCAGGGGTACCTGCGCTTCAAGGGAAAGATCTGTGTCTAGCCGTTGGAATGCGTAGCTGAAAGCATCTACGGGGCTCATGCCTTCACCTTGTTCTTCACTTGCCAGAAGCTCCTGCCAGTAAACACGCAAATTATTGACATAGAGAGCGGCAGACTCCCTGTAATTGTAGTCATTGCGATGCTTGTACCACTGCAGAATAGGCGGCACAGGTCGTGCAGTCTCCATGGCTGCCTCCAGATCCTCCAGGAGAGATTCTGACATCATTGCCACAGCAATGTAATACGGTAGACGTTCACTGACAGCTTGAGCACACGCGTGACCGCCATGTCCATCAAACACGCCAAAGATCATTCCACGAGCTTGAAGGCATCTGGCACTACTGCGTCGGTCTTCTAGTGGAGTATTGGCTGCAAGCTGGTTACTCTCAAACCTCAGCACAGGGCTGGAACCACCCCGTCCATCAAACTCTGGAATGCGTACAGATTGTTCGTTAGCACACAGGACCGCATCGATCTGTAGCCGGTTGAGGTGGAAGTCCAGTGTGTTTTCTCCTCCCTGTCCTGATCTACCTCTACGTGATGAGATGCCCCGTGCATGAGAGGGAAACAGGCAGGTTTTAGACAGTGTGGCTGGTGAAACATTGCTCGTAGCGAAGGAACTGGACAGATGTCTTATACCAGTGTTAAAGAAAACTCTTGAACACACATAGCCAGACATTACTGTCTGAATGCAGGGACTGAAGCGGTCTACAACTCCAGCACCTGTGAAAATACAATGTATGAGGAGAACAATTAATTTCAGATTTCTTGAAATGTTTATTGATGAATAACCTAATCTGAAGCCACACGGTAAAaacctttcatttatttagagCACCATGTCTGATATTTCAGATTAAGTTAACATGACACAATGTGTTCACCCAGTGATCAGCAAAACCTTGGACgcgtacatttttattttagtttgtaatgtacatttttaatcatatcTTTCATACGTATTTTTAAGTCAAAACTTAGTCTAACgttaaattatataaacactCCTTCTGTTTACAGTCCTGCTTGTTAATTCCTTGCTAGCTTCACCGCGGCTACATACGCTTTTAAAGGTTATTTATGTTCTGTCGTTAACAAACACATAATATAGAATTAACGACAAAAAATTCCGACAAAAATGCTCAGTTGTAAATTAATGCCGACTCAAACACATACCAGTCACTCTTCGGCGCAGAATGGTCTTCTTCTACACTCCGGTTTCATTGTTGGGGGCTGCAAACGAGCTGCTCACAGCGCCCCTTGCAGTTCCGCCTCGAAAACACACTCACTGTCAAATTAacgttttccttttttttatgtctatatatgttattaaatattCTGCGAAAAAAGTTATTCTATATATTCTAAATATTCCATCAAAAAGTtcatctaaataaaataaacatcgtaaaaaaacattttactcagAACCTAAATAGTCGGCTGTATTTATGAGTGCAAAGAAGATGCCACAAAATAGCATAAATACACATTATgcaaatatcaataaataaagcacTTCAATACACCTTtaattactaaataaatacaaaaaatggtCACCCACATCCATTGCCATAGGAACGGGACTGATTACGTCATGAGCTCAGGTGATTCAGAGAGCGGGAACTTGTTGTAAGGCGAAAAGATCGTTTCTAAGATTTTGGCTTATTAAAATAGCCacaaatacttcaatttaaGACTTTTTGTGATGCAGGTCTGAGGCACAGCACCCGcatcttaaaacacatttggGTGGTGATATAAAAACGCCACAGATTTACGGAAACGTTTTGGGGTTAGTTACTGTAAAATGCGTATTAAACCATAATGTTTAGTACGTTAATTGTACCATAACTAAGAATGTGTAGTTATTGTACCATAACATAATTTGTGACTTTGTTGTAGGTTCCGGGGATGTTGTAAGCGGAAAAGCATGTGTTGATGATCTCGAATAGAAAAATGGAAGGTCAACGTCACACATCAGTagcaattcattttaataataacacaatatttGTCAATACTACGATTTGCAAGTTTCAAGTAACCttgatttataaatatacaatttcACTTAAATATTCCAGttatatgtactgtacataacTGTAAATGTCATAAACTCTATATTCGAAAGTTAATGTACACAAATAACTGTTTGTAGGATTAAGTACTGCTTATCGATGAAAGTTATCACAGTTTCCTGTGAAATGTTTTCTATTGACACATTGTCTGATCTGGCAACACATCTTCCTTTATAATATGATGATTTAAGTTTTCACATTTTCAGCAATCAAGACAGATTTACGTCTTTTACTGGAGTGTCTGAAGTACCAGATGAAATTGCCAGCCGCCCAGAAACAAGCTCTCCTCACCATCCTCTCTATCTGCAAACATAACGGTCTgcttattaaaacacacacaacatgaccTGACTTCTCTCTGACATTAGGTGTCGTTTTAATGACACTTTACCATGGACTGTGCACACTCCAAAAGCTGTGTGGTGTAGTTCTCTCTGTCTTTGTGTAGCAGGTCAGTATGTGGAGTTCTTCATAGAGATCGGAGGGATTTCATTCATCTATAACCTGTCAAAGTCTTGCTCTTACTCTGAGGTTAAACAGACTGCACTTTTTACACTCGCATCCTTGGCTGAATTGTATGGTACGTGTgtttttatggagatttgttaaAAGATATCAGCTGCAATATGTCATTTAGTTATGAACCGTTTCCCTCTGTCTGCAGAAAGCTGTAAGCAGACCCTGTGTCGGGAGGACACTTTTCGTGATTTGGCGCAGCGTTTGGAACAGGAAATGCCTTTGACATACAAAAGAGTTGCAGTGTACATGCTGGGTGTCCTGGTTGCTAACAACAGTAAATTCACTATCACCTAGTTTCACCAGAGTCAGTAGACAACACATCGTCAAATTTAGATTTTGTTAGTAATATCTCCTACGCGAGGAGTGCCAAGCACATGTGTATatgcacacatcacacataATTTGTATTGTCAGTATgtcacatgttttttatttcaggatGTGGCCAGACTTTTGCTAAGACCTCCAGGTGTATTGAAATCTTGCTCAATTTGTTCAGGTacccacaacaacaaaatatcttAACTATGTTCCATCTGTGAAGCGTAATTGGTCTGTAGGAGCACATCTGCAAAATGTAAAGTCACTGCTTTGGATAATTTCGTTTTGGCAATTTTGTTCAAGTTAACATCAATAATCTTGAAACTAATGGGGAATGCAAAGTCTTGAGACGTAACAGTATGAGAATAAGTGAACATTTCCATTCTTAAAACTTCGTGTTCAAGGAAAGGAAAATCAAGTTGCTGTTGGCTGAATTCTCTTGGACGGTGCCCTGGATCtaacaaaacattcacaaacaaaactGTCATATACTCCATGTTTGGAAAGAAGGAAATAGCTTTCAAACACAGCATGATGTGTTGAATAAATCACAGGGCTGCATATCTGTGATTcagaaaaacatctgaaaattcACTTAAACATTCCCCCGCTGCTCGAAAGAAtcagctttttcttttttcatttttgctacTTTCAGGAATAGTTTTCCGGAGCAGAATGAGTCTTATGAGCAGACACAGTTTTGGGCCGCTGTATTCAGCGCTCTCTGTGGCTCTGTTAACAACCCTCAGAATGGTAAGCCAGTGATGTGGAACTCTATGCATGGAATATATGAATGGAATGCACATcgttttaaaaatcacaaagctAGGCTGTGCATGATGTTTTAGCAAGCAAAGTGTCAATCATCACTCTTTCATGAAGAGTGGAAAACCTGACACTTTTGTATGTAGTTGATAAGCTttgaaaatacattaataagCTATTATAATTGATTTGAATATcagaacattttattatatacatttaaagtgATGTTTTCCCAAACACATTTTCACTGTATTTTGTCTGTGGCAGAGGAGAATCAGAATGCCTGCACGTGTGCATTTACCCTGGTTATAAAATGGCTACAGGAGGTGACATTGCCCCGAGCAGAATTGGCACAGCCTATATGTTCATTTATTGGCATGACGGTGGCAAACAATTGTGAGCACAAAGCACATCAACACTAAATTATGTATATTCCCACCTTGCgttttgttttgtacattttcattaCTGTATTTTGTTCTCAGCCGGTGCTCAGGAGTATTTTGTGTCCGTGGGAGGCCTGGATTCACTCTCTAACACTCTTACCAGAGTTTTGCCTCAGTCTGCACACAGTGCAGCTGCTTGTAAGATGGCCACCGTAATTACTAAAACACTGTCCGCTTGCATCTCCAGCAATGGTAAGACAcgtacatgcacacacaacatAATGCATGCTGGATTGTTTTACGTTCTGTATTTCTGTATCGTTTTCAGAGTTGTTGATGCCTTGTTTATCGAGTTTGAGGGTTGTTCCAGGGCTGTTGTCTCTGTTGTCCAGTCCAAACCTTGACCCTCAAGGCCAGCTCGCTGTGATGGTGACGATCGGTCAGCTCACTGATGCCAGTGGTGAGTGTGTGTAACACACAGTGGTCAACTGACAcgagggatgtaacgattcactcagctcacgatgcgaaTCACAATACTGATCTGACGGTATGATTTATTTACGGGTTTTGAAAAAAGGAGTTGAGAACAACTgtccttttattatttcacaaatgctgcacatttctttgtaaaacaaaaatatattttaaatcaaataaaaaaatgaataaaacaaaagtctctttaacataaacaaagtaagactttgtctgtgcttttcttggatttttttacattaagaaaaATCAGCATATTCACATATTCCAAGTTTGCAATATACACaacggcccctgctgttcaaaacatgtgttgcgattcattttacattttaaccatCTTGTCCGACGTCatcacatattataatcgattttcaacggCATAacagtgaatcgttacatccatATCTGTCACTGAATGATTTACAATTGTCAAGCTTCTAAAAAATATGCTCCCCTGAATTTTAAGCACTCTCTTTAATCTGCAGTGGAGCATCAGTCTCAGCTGGTTTCGTCCGGAGGTCTTACTCTGATGATTTCACTTCTCACTGAGGCCACTGATGAAGAGGTCAAGAGAGCAGCTATGTTTGTACTTTACACTTGCAAGAGAATCAGTAAGTTACAGATATTTCACATTGTACCGCAGTAGCATGCTGTGACATTTAGCAGATGTATGTCTATTGTACAacaatgtatctatttataatattaaaattattataaggACTGTTTAAGAATAACTATAATGATAACGCAAAAATGAGCATCCACTCCACAGGAGCAATAACATTAGGTAGACGTCATCATATAACTTTGTGCTTTTGTGTTAAGTCTGGATCTGGCAAAGTTGTGGGAAGAGCGGGGTGTCATAGCACAATAAACACAGTCCAACAGTAATTTTCCACCATACTGTATACTTTATAGTTTATTATTGTCACACACTTATTTTTTGACATGTATTTTCACTCCCACACAGCTGAAACGTTATGTGGGAGCATGTCTGTAAAGCTAGGAGTGGAGTGTGATATGGAGAGACACTGGCAGTCAGCTGCTGTCATCCTCCAGAGAATACAGCAGCTAGAGAAAAAGGTGTGACTGTGTATTGTGTTGCAATGAAATTCATATATGAGTGTGTGAGCCATAAGATTGGTGTCATTAAGTTCAGAATTTGTGgggtaacacacgcagtttctggcaatctcatattaatcttgagaacctatacagtagtattgcatacgtcgtatcttcaaagagtatttagtttgatcaaatttataaaagagagatacagctgtacaattatttctggaaaaatacgagttgtttacattatgcatgtatgcgccgattgccaacaaaagacagacatatgTCTTAGTTTGACTTGCAGCGTGCAGTACATGTCTGGCATGTTTTAGCATTGTGACCTCTCCATCTATCAgcttcaaatgatctccaaatccagtgttatatccagcgtttatataacatccatcactgaaattccgtgaacaaacaaacacaacttccaaaacaagttggagtgctggaggagtgtatcgagcacagaattacttcgtcatacgtccaactcgttttttaaagTTGACTGTGTTAAGCATTAGAAGCCAACACGTTCAACTgtgttaagaagtcagaatgcatgacatagcatgttaTCCTGCCTTTTAAGAGCATTTGTGCTTTT harbors:
- the terb1 gene encoding telomere repeats-binding bouquet formation protein 1 isoform X1; this encodes MISNRKMEAIKTDLRLLLECLKYQMKLPAAQKQALLTILSICKHNAGQYVEFFIEIGGISFIYNLSKSCSYSEVKQTALFTLASLAELYESCKQTLCREDTFRDLAQRLEQEMPLTYKRVAVYMLGVLVANNRCGQTFAKTSRCIEILLNLFRNSFPEQNESYEQTQFWAAVFSALCGSVNNPQNEENQNACTCAFTLVIKWLQEVTLPRAELAQPICSFIGMTVANNSGAQEYFVSVGGLDSLSNTLTRVLPQSAHSAAACKMATVITKTLSACISSNELLMPCLSSLRVVPGLLSLLSSPNLDPQGQLAVMVTIGQLTDASVEHQSQLVSSGGLTLMISLLTEATDEEVKRAAMFVLYTCKRITETLCGSMSVKLGVECDMERHWQSAAVILQRIQQLEKKLEKDNESQHSGEESGSSVINDGEWFEGSVIRKVRDHHLQACEVLCRPSAGNPDQPTTNPRTYNQESMQGVRKHGSSAEYLGPSQITIFRHSNCKKEIMEEQTTEPESLFQMTEMSNDRETEMYVKKSKLKSETVVNRLKMIEALTKPTLEGDKPSQSCNTPTRGDRDTKGPDIFKHPDLWKRGQRTQTLSDDEISLCSELLDKEIKRFLKPPFTSKSNILRCAGCVKLMHEVDSRSFGAAMRGCRYHCDFHQVLQKAEDHYRKSQQLERASYTPARAHINTHREETKSREWDRCLSLTPLRRQCEKWGSNIEEKLVKRKLETSFDNCSQKSTSGRRRDRKNWSAEELHYLSKGVKRFGHSWNTILWKYPFQKGRTNVDLAKKYQRMQKAKAQGLDLS
- the terb1 gene encoding telomere repeats-binding bouquet formation protein 1 isoform X2: MISNRKMEAIKTDLRLLLECLKYQMKLPAAQKQALLTILSICKHNGQYVEFFIEIGGISFIYNLSKSCSYSEVKQTALFTLASLAELYESCKQTLCREDTFRDLAQRLEQEMPLTYKRVAVYMLGVLVANNRCGQTFAKTSRCIEILLNLFRNSFPEQNESYEQTQFWAAVFSALCGSVNNPQNEENQNACTCAFTLVIKWLQEVTLPRAELAQPICSFIGMTVANNSGAQEYFVSVGGLDSLSNTLTRVLPQSAHSAAACKMATVITKTLSACISSNELLMPCLSSLRVVPGLLSLLSSPNLDPQGQLAVMVTIGQLTDASVEHQSQLVSSGGLTLMISLLTEATDEEVKRAAMFVLYTCKRITETLCGSMSVKLGVECDMERHWQSAAVILQRIQQLEKKLEKDNESQHSGEESGSSVINDGEWFEGSVIRKVRDHHLQACEVLCRPSAGNPDQPTTNPRTYNQESMQGVRKHGSSAEYLGPSQITIFRHSNCKKEIMEEQTTEPESLFQMTEMSNDRETEMYVKKSKLKSETVVNRLKMIEALTKPTLEGDKPSQSCNTPTRGDRDTKGPDIFKHPDLWKRGQRTQTLSDDEISLCSELLDKEIKRFLKPPFTSKSNILRCAGCVKLMHEVDSRSFGAAMRGCRYHCDFHQVLQKAEDHYRKSQQLERASYTPARAHINTHREETKSREWDRCLSLTPLRRQCEKWGSNIEEKLVKRKLETSFDNCSQKSTSGRRRDRKNWSAEELHYLSKGVKRFGHSWNTILWKYPFQKGRTNVDLAKKYQRMQKAKAQGLDLS
- the terb1 gene encoding telomere repeats-binding bouquet formation protein 1 isoform X5: MISNRKMEAIKTDLRLLLECLKYQMKLPAAQKQALLTILSICKHNAGQYVEFFIEIGGISFIYNLSKSCSYSEVKQTALFTLASLAELYESCKQTLCREDTFRDLAQRLEQEMPLTYKRVAVYMLGVLVANNRCGQTFAKTSRCIEILLNLFRNSFPEQNESYEQTQFWAAVFSALCGSVNNPQNEENQNACTCAFTLVIKWLQEVTLPRAELAQPICSFIGMTVANNSGAQEYFVSVGGLDSLSNTLTRVLPQSAHSAAACKMATVITKTLSACISSNELLMPCLSSLRVVPGLLSLLSSPNLDPQGQLAVMVTIGQLTDASVEHQSQLVSSGGLTLMISLLTEATDEEVKRAAMFVLYTCKRITETLCGSMSVKLGVECDMERHWQSAAVILQRIQQLEKKLEKDNESQHSGEESGSSVINDGEWFEGSVIRKVRDHHLQACEVLCRPSAGNPDQPTTNPRTYNQESMQGVRKHGSSAEYLGPSQITIFRHSNCKKEIMEEQTTEPESLFQMTEMSNDRETEMYVKKSKLKSETVVNRLKMIEALTKPTLEGDKPSQSCNTPTRGDRDTKGPDIFKHPDLWKRGQRTQTLSDDEISLCSELLDKEIKRFLKPPFTSKSNILRCAGCVKLMHEVDSRSFGAAMRGCRYHCDFHQVLQKAEDHYRKSQQLERASYTPARAHINTHREETKSREWDRCLSLTPLRRQCEKWDFRQKERPEELVC